In Toxoplasma gondii ME49 chromosome VIII, whole genome shotgun sequence, a single genomic region encodes these proteins:
- a CDS encoding hypothetical protein (encoded by transcript TGME49_269225) produces MCVVVANASKRLPSCFAKKENDLFPLRPKVDCSIKLSPDKTPFSCPSPLHLDSLPPLPFHRRRLSTTRGEKTRRRGDKGSERRNFTDWSESVVRLSWQKPASGKRVPHS; encoded by the exons ATGTGTGTTGTCGTGGCGAATGCCTCGAAGCGGCTCCCCAGTTGCTTCGCTAAAAAAGAGAACGACCTGTTTCCTCTCAGACCCAAGGTGGACTGTTCGATAAAGCTCTCGCCCGATAAAA CACCATTTTCCTGTCCGTCGCCTTTGCACCTTGACTCGCTCCCGCCGTTGCCTTTCCATAGACGGCGTCTGTCgacgacgagaggagagaaaacgcgaaggcgaggggACAAAGGTAGCGAAAGGAGAAATTTCACAGACTGGAGTGAATCTGTGGTAAGGTTGTCTTGGCAGAAACCAGCGTCCGGCAAACGCGTGCCACACAGCTAA